In the genome of Portunus trituberculatus isolate SZX2019 unplaced genomic scaffold, ASM1759143v1 PGA_scaffold_205__4_contigs__length_1045770, whole genome shotgun sequence, the window CTTGAGCCgtggtgtgggaggaaggatTAGCGTGTCAATACACTACACTATACAATTCATCCTTGGCTTTTTGgttcagtatgtgtgtgttgtgttgtgttgtgttgtgttgtggtgtggtgtgtgaactCCCTGCCTCATTCTGTATTTCAATTCCTACGACGACTTCATTGCAGAGGGAGAcctccacactttttttttttttattcatttatttttatttcatttatttatttatttatttattatttttatttttttccttggccagttttccctggtacataaaaaagagtgaagataaCTGGGTgttctttcctgccttccctcaAAGTATTCCCTAGACAGTTCTGTAGCTCGCCTTGCAGTCCTTTCAATTTCCAGGAGTCTTGAACAGCACACCAGCAAagattttcatatatttgttcTATTACATTCAAGTCAGTGGAATAGTGCAACCTTTTCTGTCCCGAGTGATGGTGTTGTGTCTGTCACTTTCAGCAAGTCTTCTTGTCACATgcagggaaaataaaatgaattaggatagatggataggtaggtagatagatagatagattcatAGATAGATCATATGACAGATAGGAAGATAGATATGCATGAGAAAATGTTAATATTCCTGTACTTATTATCAGTTCTCTGTGGTGTATTGTAAACAACACGATCATGAACAGaggcggtagaaatagagaagaaaagggatgtAATAGTCTGCCTCTTAGATGCTACCTCGTTTTTATGTTTATCCGCGGAAGATGCAAACACTCGCTGTGAAAACTACCTAAAGGCTAGTACACACCTGCATACCTCGTCGCGCGACTTTGCTTGCAGCGACGTGTCGCACCTTGTATGCGCATACATGTCTTGCGACAAATCCTTGTCGCGGCTTGTTGCAGTTCGTGTTCTGCGGCCAAATTCCCATGTCGCTGGTTACCCGATCGGAATGGGTTACAAAGTGCGACAAAGTGCGACGGTATACAGAATAGACACGTTGTTGCCAGTGTGTACGACATCTGCAACGGTATACGAGACATAGCCACCTTGGCCAGTAGTGTCTCTCTAGCTACCAAGTGAGTCGGGTGTTTTCGGATTGAGAGCAATGTGGTCCAATGACAAAGTTTTGAAGTTTATAGAAGACTATCATGGATTTACCTGCCTTTGGGACGTAACCTGTTCAGATTATAAAAACCGTGTGAAAAGGAAAGCAGCACTGGAATCACTGGCTACAGTGCATGAGGTTCCGTGGGAGATATCGAGAAGAAAATTCATAATTTAAAAGTTCGTTCTACCGAGAgcgaaaaaaagtgaaacattCGAGTGGGCAGTCTCCTAAGAAATCCACATGGTTTGCATATGAATATTTATTATTCCTATTACCATTTAATGAATCTAAAGGCAGCCGGAACACAGATTCGGAGGATACAATCCCAAATacgggagaaaaggaagatgaggtaagTGAATAATAGTTTATTGAACATTTCAATTACAGTTAGCTACATATTGTTGCATATTGTATTTatagcagttacccacaaaacTAATTTGCTGTtaataattataaagaaaatgtatgtaTTAGGTATACTAAAACATTCTGATACTGTCAATTACGAGCAAAAGATTAACTAACATTGTATTAGATAGGTATGCTATTGAACTTTAGTCTGTGATTAGCTATTGTACACATGATCTACGATATTAGATTATGGCGTCATACTGCCAAGGCACAGTTCCCTGTTCAGAAACAAAATAGCTGCAAAATTCATCACGGATTTTATGTAAGTTATCCGAAGCTCTTCGTGGAACATGCATCAAATCCAACAAACGATCACATTCATTGATGTCTCTTCTCCAAGATCCTGCTATCATATTGCCATCTGTGTCACAAGAGTCGAAACTTCCAGGAGGCGTGTAGCTCTGTCTTGAAACAGAATTCCTGCGTAAAAAGTTGTGCAAATATATGCATGCTAAAACCACAGATTCAACTTTACATGGTTGTAAAGCAATGGGCTTAAGAAACACTCTGAATTTACATGACATTATTCCAAACACATTTTCTATGATCCTTCGAGCTCTACTTAGTCTGTAGTTGAACACTCGTTTAGGGATGTCTAATGCACGACCAGGGTATGGTTTCATCAAGTATGAGGACATAGCAAAAGCGTCATCTCCTACTAGAACATACGGTACCGGCTCCGTTCTACCTGGTAATGCCTCAACACTGGGTACATGTGCCGAATTGTTCTCTAGGGTATTATACAATGAGGTGAACTTAAAAACACCCCCGTCAGAAATGCGGCCTTGACACCCAACATCAGCGTACAAAAAGTTGTAGTTACCATCTGCAACACCAAGCAACACTATACTAAAGGTGTTTTGTAGTTGTAATACAAACTGCCGCTATGGGCAGGTGCAATCATCTGAATGTGCTTGCCATCAATGCTCCCTAAGCAGTGTGGAAAATTCCATCTTGTCTCGAAGTCATTAGCAACAATTCTCCATTCAGCTTCGGAAGATGGTTTCTGCAATaagaaagtaataacaataattaatcaTTTTTAAACATTTCGTACAGTGAAAGTACCTATGCTCATCATTTAGAAAGTTTTCACCGAATATTTCCCGATCATTGGTTGTAACGTAAAAGGTGCATACGTAGAAAGGAACAATGTACTatcggacggacagacagacggacagacggacggacacgCCTCGTTTAATAATATATATGATTTGTGTTTCAGGACCGCTCTGGGAATGCGGACATGGAGGTTCAAGTAGCCGCTGAGGAGCAAGGAACTACTtctaataatgaagaaattgaagaaaaggacGATGGCCACCCATTCCAAACTCCAAGAATACCTCCTAAACGTGCCCGAAAGAGTGGAAGCTCCCCTGTGATTGAAGCTGTAGATTGCATGaaatctctctcacacattgTTTCTGCGAGAGATGAGAATACAGCATTCGGTGAATTCGTtgcaaataagatgaaaaactgCAACAGACCCAAGGTGGAGATTTCTTTAGCTCAGCGTTACATCAACGATATCTTATTTCGATTGGACATGGGACAGTTATCTGAAGACATTCAAGCTATGCAGAACACATATCCATCTTCCGCCCGTGTCTTATCACATTCACCCCTGTCAGACTATTCACATCTCAGTTGTCATTCATCTCCTGTTCCACCTTGCTCATCATCAGCTACACCGTATGTATCACCTGTTCCTGATCAACAATCACAGTCAGCAGCGTCTGTATCACCTGTTCCTGATCAACAATCACAGTCAGCAGCGTCTGTATCACCTGTTCCTGATCAACAATCACAGTCAGCAGCGTCTGTATCACTTGTTCCTGATCAACAATCACAGTCAGCAGCTGGTACCAGGGATTATTTAGACGTGGTAGATTTGTTAAAATTGTAatatgcaaaataaatatgCCTAAAGTACTAAAAGAATGTcaaggaaattattattattttgttcattaacTTCAGCATTATCACACAAGCttgtattgtattttatttgaaAGTAATGTGGTGCATTGTATCATGCAGTTGACAtaaaatattgtttttattttaatgtcTATAGTTCATGTGTTACTCGAAACGTTCGAGAACAGTAATTATTACTGGTAAtgctttatttctgtttatGTCATTTGTTGCTTACATTCTCTGATTGTAATGGAAAAAGGAATCACATGTTATTTGTTAAAACAGAACATTAATAAAATTGTAAGTCTGAATTTGTTATAACTACATACCTTCACATATTGTTTCAGTGCTGAAATAATTGCTTCGCAAACTTCTGGGACTATTTGTGATATTGCCTGTTTTGATATCCTGAATGTGTACATGAGGCTTGCGAAGGAGTCTCCACTTGCAAGGAATCGCAGTGTGACACCAAGTCGAACAGACGCTGGTATTGTTTCTCTAAATTTGGTGTCCTGTTTCATTATTTGCCCTCCGACCATCAGAAGTAACTCTTCGAAATCTGTAGGTGTTAGGCGGGTGAAATTTGTGAAACCCGTGGCGTCGTTCAGTTTCAATTTATCCAATAGTCCAACAGCAAATCTCGGCCCCTCCTCAAACAAATCGCGACACCACCAACGTTtgcgttttctgtttcttccatcttcatcgGCAATTATCACTAGGCACGCGCTCACCCCGCACAGAGCAATGTCCTCCATGACTGCCGAGCAGAaactacatgaaaaaataacaatggtaGTGTGGACGCTAAACGCTCATGCAACGGTGTCGAGCGACCGTATATAAACAATGTCGAGCCACCGTCTATATACGGTCGCTCGACAAGTCGCGCGACGAGGTATGCAGGTGTGTACTAGCTTTAACATGTACTGTTTTGACAAACAACCATTGCTGGAcacgataatgataaagaaagagctTACAATAACCAATACATTGATATCTGAATTTTGTATAAGTATGTATAGTATCtcatttataatatatatttatcaTAAATATTTATGCTTGGGTAGACACGTACTGCCGTCACAGACAgccgcagtggtggtggtggtggtgtagcagggcATACGGTAATGATGCAAGGACGTTATATTGATGGAGACGCCGCGCGCCTATCCCGCTGTACTAcaaaaagtgaagccagtgggcggaGCTTACGATCGTAACTCACCCCAAACATTGCCCTCTCCCgtgttaagcaatgggaaattgccgctttcttttcattactagaggaaaTCTAAGGAAGAAGTGATGGTTTAACTAATGTAAACCACAATATAGTTGAACCCGATATTTGTAGTTGTTTGGTGGCTACTGGGtataatatagcaacacttaaTGTGCAGAGTGTAAACCTCCACACCTTGACATCCTTTTCTGGTCTCTCCGGCGCGGCTGAGGAACTCCTCCAGCTTTGCCGCTCAGGTGCCCACCACGGTGATGGCCAAGTGTTTCTCGCTTTGTTAAGCATCAATGAAGTATGTCGTAAATACTAAATGCAACAACAAAGCTGTATACGTTTGTAATCGTCAAGGTGTTTGTTCTAAAAGCAAATGaccattatgtttttttattggaTGTGACTCAGCTCTGCGACGCTGCCGGCCCACGCAGCACATGGGTCACCTGGCTGGCGGGtcaaggagggggaagaagggaggagacgaGGGGATTATCCCATTGTGAAGGACAGGCCGAACTgtcagggaaagaaggaggagaaaggtgggaagagaaggaaggagatgggaaagaaaacaagaatagaaacagagaggaaaaaagaggaatgtgataaagggaagatacaagttaacaaaaaaaaaaaaaacagtaaaaaacaaaggaaaaaacaaagaattgacgaaaatggggaggaagaaaggaagagaatagaagaaaaaaaagaaacgaaagagaaaagaggataaaaatgaggaataaatttaatgagaaagaagaaataagaagataaagaaagaaagaaagacacatgAAAGagacaaatcaaataaaaagcaaagGACAGAAGATAAtcattaagggaaaaaaaaaaagaaaaatagattaaataagaaaaacaaaataaaaaataaagtgtgtgtgtgtgtgtgtgtgtgtgtgtgtgtgtgtgtgtgtgtgtgtgtgtgtgtgtgtgtgtgtgtgtccattaacATTCCAATTGACAAAATACATAAAGTGCAGATAgggcaacattctctctctctctctctctctctctctctctctctctctcttttgtgcgGGGGGTGACCACACCCCACTTGGAGTCCTCTTCGCACCTGGTGCCTGCCACACCTTTTAATCCCTGCCTGAAACAAGGTGTGGAATGAGATTAGGAGCTGGATGTGAGGGGAATGGGTGGAGTCGGATTAATGCCCTgcttcctccactcttcctatCCACATGAATCGGTCATTCCTGATTGTTCCTGCATCATGGAGAGACCTGCCGCCGCCACCCTCAGAGTGCTCGTCTTCGCAGCCAAGCAGGAAGTGATTTACAACGTAAATCGATATTTCTTGGATGAGAAAGCCAACTGAGGACCTTTACTGCCAGTCACGCAAGCTCTTGCTCGGACAGCCAGTGCCACTAAAGTAAGCCAAAGTACAGTTAAAAGAATTTGCTCAAAACTAAACCAGCAATGGGAGACAGAAGATGAACATCAAAAGCCTGTGTTCCATTCACCGAAAAAAACTCAGCCGGCAACAGTGACAAATTTCGATGATTTTGATCAGTGTGTCCTGAGAAGAACTGTTTTGGAGttatatgaaaggaagaaaatcccTACAGTTTCCAAAATCACGGAGATTCTCCGGGAAAAAAGATCCTACAAAGGCAGCGTCGAGTCCCTTCGAAAAGTATTATTGAAAATAGGATTTAAATTTTCGAAGATTGATGGCCGCAAGTTCCTTATGGAGCGAAGTGATGTGGCACTGACTCGCACCAGATTTTTAAGACAAATGCGGCAGTGCAAACAGTCATTTGAAAACTATGTTTACCTTGATGAAACATGGGTAAATCAAAACTACACTGTCGGAAAATGTTGGATTGACACCTCTTCTGACAAAGCAACAGGAGTGAACCCGCCTACTGGTAAAGGAAGCAGATTGATTATTGTCCATGCAGGAACCAAAGAAGGGTTTGTTCCGAATGCAAGGCACATTTTCCAGGCGAAAAATGACGGCGACTACCACAAGTAGATGAATGCTACAGTGTTTCAAGAATGGTTTGAGACTAAGCTGCTCCCAAATATCCCCCAGAACTCAATCATTGTGATGGACAATGCATCCTATCATTCTGTTCATCTAGAAAGAAACCCAACTACAGCATGGAGAAAAGAAGCCATTAAGGAGTGGCTGATAGCGAAGGGAGCACAACCACGGGACGACATGCTGAAGGTGGAGCTCTATGACCTTGCAAAGAAACTCTGCAATGGCAAGAAAACTTATGTCATCGATGCTATTGCTGCAGAGGCAGGACATAAGGTTGTACGGCTGCCCCCCATACCACTGTCAGTATAACCCGATTGAGCTCATCTGGGCTCAGGTCAAGTGTTACGTTGCAAAGAAAAACACTTTCAAATCTGCTGAACTGAAGCCTTTGGTTGAAGAAGCTGTCGACAGTATAACACCAGAAAACTGGAAGCAGGCAGTGAGGCATGCAGAAGAGCTTCAAGAACAAGATGCAAGACAAGACATAGCGGTTGAGAGATTTGTGGAGTCATTCGTTGTCAACATCGAAGAGAGCTCAGACGACGAGTTATCTGAGTAAGCACCAGAGAGGATTAGGCCTACAGGGGatacctctataaaaaaaacgCGCCTATGACTTTTACCCCagaggtggtgtggaaaaagtcAAAatgattatcataattatcaatattattattattattattattattattttaattattattataattaataattattaccattattatttttatgatcattattacaattattattattattattattattatcgttattattactatcatcattacgaTAAACGTGCATCcatccatcagagagagagagagagagagagaggagggggggagggcggAGCTCTAGAGCAATTAGGGCGAGGGAAAGCTCTCTAGGGATCGTCAAGCTATTTTTAGGACAGCTATGGGTGGACGAAACGTAGAAGTGGCAACGCTCAGACGGGCTCCACCTCAGGTCGGACCACAGCCTCCCAGACCACAAAGGCTTTGGGAGACTCTAGCGTTACAGAATACACATTTGAAGTATGCACAACAAACAGCACACCATTACTTGatccttttgtctttatttgtggTGAGCGTGACGTACGGTGTGTACGCCGCTAAATAACAGAGCAAACCATGACAATACAGCAAAATGTCAGTTTGTTTGAGTGTGGCCTTAATTGTGGCTTCCTTTTGGTGGTGTGGCGCGCCACTCGCCGCTCAGACTTGAGCAGAGGCCCAGAGTGTGTGACATGAGGCACAGCAGAACTCGTGGCGCTCCGCCTCACAATTAGCTAGTGTTCTCGTGGGCCCATCCTTGTGCCGGcctgctgagggagggagaagggagagaggtgacCAGAGGAGGCTTGGAAGGAGCGAGAGCGGCGAGACAAAGGTAAAGAACAGAGatatgtgagtgagtgttcaCCATTTGAGCCTGTAGCTACAGGTAATGCAAGGTTGACTCGGCTTATTTGTTGGGGCTGCTCCCCCCAGGACCCCTCCAAGAGTTACTCACCACACCAAACATTATTACCTCCTAGAACAGGTACATTTTTACAGTAACGCGAACAACTCACTTCTCGATGAaagcttttgttttttctagtgGATTTTGGCCTGTTTGGAATGAATGTGCACTGTTTCCCTCGcaaagctttatttatttatttattttttaatcctTCCCCCTGCGGCTCTTATGGAAACAAGGTTTTGCTGTAAAACAaacccatttcttttcttttcctttatgttaGATTTCGACTTGTCTTCAATGAATATGCACTTtgttttggcttttttttttttttttttataccacccCTTCCTCCCGCGTCTATTTGGAAACACGAGTTTTCGGTAaaattaagctttttttttttttttgggtgggggggatgagtatattttttcatgtttccaaTGAATatgcactaacctaacctaacctaaccctaacaaacCCAAGCCAACCTATCTTAACGTCACTGCAATGGCTAAGCTATGCATAGGCGGATCTAGAGAGGTTTTCTGGGGGGGGCCAATGAGGATAGGGGCGTTTTTTTCTAGCGAGAGGAATTGGCGAGCGAAGCGAGCCCTATCAGCTGGGGGGTTCCCAGCCCCCCCGAGAAAATTTTGAGATTTTGAgctattttatgtgttttttggagcCACCTGAGCAATGGCTCTCAGAAAAAATCCTGTTTCAACAataatttttttgctatttagAAATGTCATTTAGTATTTGTTCACAAGAAAATTGCAATAGGTCAAATAAAATACTTTCTAAttcaaaatatttatagaaataAATATCAATCATAATCAATGTACatttaagaaataaataatcatTTTACTTGCAAGTTTTATACTTTCAAAGACTAGATATATCATGACTTTCCCTAGTTATTATATAATTTCAAGGATTAAATAGATCTtggttttctacttttctctagtTATTATAAAATGAACTACATTGAAAATGGACTAGAATTGTAACATAgagtttcctttctccttattaacacaaccaaaccaaactgaaATTAAATCAAAATCTCTTCTAGAATCTGGACTTCAAAGCAAATATATACAATAAATTTTATGAGCAACAAGTCAGCAATGAATTTGGGTGTCATCACTCATGAAGCCTCTATAAAGTAAATGCTAATTTCCTTTGAGCAGACATGGAAAATCTGTCTATTACTGCTTCTGTAGAAGGAAGACGAGTTCGGTGAGTTTGAAGCAGAACTAGAGCCTCAATCTCTCTTCAGACATTGTGCTTCTGATAGCAGAGCACGTACGGTCAACCTTGCTGAACATCCTCTCTGCCTCACAAGTTGACACAGAAAGTGTGGCCAAGAGAGTTAGTAGAGTCATCATATTGGGAAATACCCCTTCCATACCCTTACACTCGTTGATTGTTGCCACTACTGTTGTTGGTTTTTTCTCACATGATGACCAATGTCTCTGCCAAATCTTGAACTCATCTCTTACATAAGATTCTATGGGATTGGTTTTCATCAGCGAGACATATTTGGCATATGCAGGTTGTACATCATCCCATGATGTATAATCTTGGAAAAAGGAACTGTTAGGCTACCAGTAACGAAAATGAACAATGCTCATAGAGTGATGATATGTTTCATCTTACATTTATTGATAAAAATGTAATATGGTTGTTTATACCTTGTTCccaaagaggaatggagagggtaATGTTGGGGATAACTCGAAGAGATAGGAAACAAGCTTTCTGGATTAGAAAACTAACAAAAGTAGACGATATTCTGAAAACACACACGAATCTGTTTACAGTCTTTGATCAGCTGAGCGCATGCAGGGTTGTCAATAGCAGAACATTGGAATTACACCGCTAATAATGCGCTagattaaaataataatgtaatcgaCTTCACTTGGTTCTCAATTACACTTTAATCATCTTTAGTTTAAACACGTGATATAGCCTAGCTATAACTATAATATTACAAAAATTTGTTAGAGATCAAACCCAAATTATATATCTAATGAAAAGTGCCATCTTGGCAATCTTGCCTCTGCTGAATCGTTCGTCTATTTCGTCTGTAGTcaactttgtcttccttcagctTCCTTTATTGACTTCCTTCGTGGCATAGCTTTATACTATTTCTTTTATAACAAATTAGTAAGACTTACAGGTTCGAAATTATAAATCAATAACCTAGTATGTACACTAGAGTTAATAAAATCATGCATACAAACTCTGCCACAAAACGAACACTCAGTTGTTGTGCGTTCCAGCACGCCTAATGCAGTTTTGAActtcatataaataaaaataagagtaggCCTAGTAGCCTACAGCTGcacatttatcattatcataatataGGAGAAGCCGGGGTAATTATTAGTGCAGTCGGTACTAACCTTAAAAATGAGTAGAAACTTGCCGAGAGGGGAGAACTGTAGAAGTTAGTGGTCATTGGCGGCTAAGTGGCTGCCCGCTAGACAACCAACATGGAAGCTGAACGCCGACGAATGACTGGCAGGCTGGCAGCTTGCTGCTCagctgatttattattattaaagattTGACATCTCTCACGATTATCGCTTAATTTGGTCGCTAAATCAAATTAGTATTAGAATGCAGAATGCATCCTATTCCTTGGCAACCAAGAAATATTATGCATTTCAATTTCAATTGTAATTTCCAGGGACATTGTGGAGAAAATGGGGAATCTGACCCACTGAATTGCAAGGTTGGCCTCTTAGGGGCGCCAATCAAGCTTCTGGGGGGGGCCATGGCCCCCATGGCCCCCCCTAAATCCGCCTATGAAGCTATGCACAGGAAGTCATTACCTTATTGGAATGTAAGAAGTGGCCGTGCACCTCCAAGTCTTATCTCTGTGTGTGCAGGGTTTGTGGCACTTGGGGCACCCCACCGCACTAGGAAAAACACCATGCTCCCTTAGGAACTacactttttttgtctttttcaaaaaagggtaaaattctagtttctgcccatactcccccttccacccccaacaagcttggggacaggtgGAATGCAGGGTTTTGGGTGGGTACATGAAATGCGTCGGAAATGCGTATTTTTTgcgtaaaatggaaaaattccCATTAAAAAGTCTACGGAACTTTCATTACATGTTTCCTAATTTAATAATTTCGGTAATTCGGTAAATCTATAGAACAGCAGCAacttacatattcttttctattatccccccttcccccgaacaagcttgggggcacgtggggaatcgggggttatgggggggagccaaaagaggcgagatatggcgatccaaaataatctaaggacaaaaacctaacctaaccgggtgGGCTGTGCCCCAgaccccccctacaacactaacctaaccctaacataaacctaacctagccggggGGGCTGCGCCCTCCCAGACcccccctgcaacactaacctaaccctaacataaacctaacctaacgtaaccaaacctagCCAGGGGGGCTGCGCCCCCCCAGACACttccaacactaacctaaccctaacataaacctaacctaccgtatccttgctttgaggcagcttccttcccctcacaccagttctcttatagcttcacacaatatgccctacctctaccaatacccctcctcacaataccttaacgaaaggatgaaggtcctggctggtcctcttctcgattgtacactgacttgcatcgcaggagcgatgatttcgcaataatcaaattcgcaacctttacaactaatgtcactggtggtCATAGCtcaactgcgcacacagatctctgtgcacctgtctgcccagctgtgcccctccttcgaatacatatagcaaattcccattggcgcagcttgtggtgttaagaggtggtggcatgtcattggacaaaagaactatagacacaat includes:
- the LOC123500381 gene encoding uncharacterized protein LOC123500381 — translated: MEDIALCGVSACLVIIADEDGRNRKRKRWWCRDLFEEGPRFAVGLLDKLKLNDATGFTNFTRLTPTDFEELLLMVGGQIMKQDTKFRETIPASVRLGVTLRFLASGDSFASLMYTFRISKQAISQIVPEVCEAIISALKQYVKKPSSEAEWRIVANDFETRWNFPHCLGSIDGKHIQMIAPAHSGSLYYNYKTPLV